A window of the Streptomyces sp. NBC_00250 genome harbors these coding sequences:
- a CDS encoding Uma2 family endonuclease encodes MPLPVPEDAFSEGVPDREGATVQETFELFSALAPKGWRVELIEGEIHVVPPANGEHEVIVTEVVEQVIARRVDRELRNFTGIGLTLPGTTDAVRVIPDLVIAPKGSFDDQQEWHAPDPVLLVAEVTSSSTARRDRVQKIRAYARAGIPLYLLIDREAGEAVICSGPSGDDYGHKSIHKLGTVVPLPHPLGFELDTGAF; translated from the coding sequence ATGCCGCTGCCGGTTCCCGAGGACGCGTTCTCCGAGGGCGTGCCCGACCGTGAGGGTGCGACCGTCCAGGAGACCTTCGAGCTGTTCAGTGCGCTGGCCCCCAAGGGCTGGCGTGTGGAGCTGATCGAAGGGGAGATCCACGTGGTACCTCCGGCCAACGGAGAGCACGAGGTGATCGTGACCGAAGTGGTGGAACAGGTCATCGCCCGACGCGTCGACCGGGAGCTGCGCAACTTCACGGGCATCGGCCTCACCCTGCCCGGAACCACCGACGCGGTAAGAGTCATCCCGGACCTCGTCATCGCCCCCAAAGGCAGCTTCGACGACCAGCAGGAGTGGCACGCCCCCGACCCCGTGCTTCTCGTCGCCGAGGTGACCTCCTCATCCACCGCGCGCCGCGACCGCGTCCAGAAGATCAGGGCCTACGCGCGCGCCGGCATCCCCCTCTACCTGCTCATCGACCGCGAGGCCGGCGAGGCCGTCATCTGTTCCGGTCCTTCCGGCGACGACTACGGTCACAAATCCATCCACAAGCTGGGGACAGTGGTCCCCCTTCCCCATCCGCTCGGTTTCGAGCTCGACACCGGCGCGTTCTGA
- a CDS encoding asparagine synthase-related protein yields MRWLVGWSSVAASFATTAGARAGSVSTTYDRGHGGSQPGYGAAYPADGGYGATYSAGSGQAAATEGRTVQPVGAQLLWGDPDPLWAVGDWRPDEVRVVAVDDHTRLAVLGCCAASDEELRIGLLTARGGALRHLTAWPGSYTAVVKAGRRVTVTGDLAGARPVFHTPWAGGTAFATAALPLADLVEAQLDIGHLAALLACPETPEALRDSTPYEGVRRVPPGHALILREGSREITGYEQVASLAVAAAEADPRQAVEGVRDALIEAVRARLTAPRHAPETPLPDPGPVPGMGPADRRAARGGGPAPGIGADLSGGSASGTLALLAAGLPGVPGTITGHGTGAGERLLAVTFNDLATRAGSDREDELKRAGELAADPRLHHVVVAGGEEALPYAALDGPLTDEPGPSLVTAERHRRRLSGGSADHFTGMGAKQVLDAHPARLADLLMDRRRRSLVRPVTALAKASGPSAGSLLVPLTVYRAARKLARTPYRTGLEAAAQRVLEANRTAPDGFGPLEASLSALTWSRPGPAARWLTGEALAEVSVRLNRAATLPTSVQRPGEARARAALARAAADHRVLEQAAEIRGQRLHAPFLDNQVVRACRELPESLRVQPDARAGVLRTVLSGAGIHDLPPGWGAPHPAVPAAATRAGLRAALPHLIALFDAPLLADAGLIEARVVREALRAAADGEPVPLDGLADLVSTELWLRRLMSRRGSCWTNTTEPRAHRAVQGPLIPATRSLPA; encoded by the coding sequence ATGCGATGGCTGGTGGGCTGGAGCAGTGTCGCCGCGAGCTTCGCAACGACGGCCGGGGCCCGGGCGGGATCGGTGAGCACCACCTACGACCGCGGTCACGGCGGCTCGCAGCCCGGCTACGGAGCGGCATACCCGGCGGACGGCGGCTACGGAGCGACGTACTCCGCGGGCTCCGGTCAGGCCGCCGCCACCGAGGGGCGCACGGTGCAACCGGTCGGCGCGCAACTCCTCTGGGGTGACCCCGACCCCCTGTGGGCGGTCGGCGACTGGCGCCCCGACGAGGTGCGCGTGGTGGCCGTCGACGACCACACCCGCCTCGCCGTCCTCGGCTGTTGCGCCGCGAGCGACGAGGAACTGCGGATCGGCCTGCTCACCGCGCGCGGGGGCGCGTTGCGGCATCTCACGGCCTGGCCCGGCAGCTACACGGCGGTCGTCAAAGCCGGCCGCCGCGTCACCGTCACCGGTGATCTCGCGGGCGCCCGGCCCGTGTTCCACACCCCGTGGGCGGGCGGCACCGCCTTCGCCACCGCCGCCCTGCCGCTCGCCGACCTCGTCGAGGCCCAGCTCGACATCGGCCATCTCGCCGCACTCCTCGCCTGCCCGGAGACCCCGGAGGCACTGCGCGACTCCACCCCGTACGAGGGGGTCCGACGGGTGCCGCCGGGGCACGCGCTGATCCTGCGGGAGGGCTCGCGGGAGATCACCGGGTACGAGCAGGTCGCCTCGCTCGCGGTCGCGGCGGCCGAGGCCGACCCCCGGCAGGCCGTCGAAGGGGTCAGGGACGCCCTCATCGAAGCCGTACGCGCCCGGCTCACCGCGCCCCGGCACGCACCGGAGACCCCGCTTCCCGACCCCGGCCCCGTCCCCGGCATGGGGCCCGCCGACCGGCGCGCGGCCCGGGGCGGGGGCCCGGCGCCCGGCATCGGCGCCGACCTGTCCGGCGGCAGCGCCTCGGGCACGCTCGCGCTGCTCGCGGCGGGCCTCCCGGGGGTGCCGGGCACGATCACCGGGCACGGCACGGGCGCGGGGGAGAGGCTGCTCGCCGTCACTTTCAACGACCTGGCCACGCGCGCGGGTTCGGACCGCGAGGACGAGCTGAAGCGGGCCGGGGAGCTCGCGGCCGACCCGCGCCTGCACCATGTGGTCGTCGCGGGCGGCGAGGAGGCGCTCCCGTACGCCGCGCTCGACGGGCCGCTCACCGACGAGCCGGGCCCTTCGCTCGTCACGGCCGAACGGCACCGCAGGCGCCTCTCGGGCGGCAGCGCCGACCACTTCACCGGCATGGGCGCCAAGCAGGTCCTGGACGCGCACCCGGCGCGCCTCGCGGACCTCCTGATGGACCGCAGGCGCCGCTCCCTGGTGCGTCCCGTGACGGCGCTCGCCAAGGCCTCGGGGCCCTCGGCGGGCTCGCTCCTGGTGCCCCTGACCGTGTACCGGGCGGCGCGGAAGCTGGCCCGTACCCCGTACCGGACGGGCCTGGAGGCGGCGGCCCAGCGGGTCCTGGAGGCGAACCGCACGGCTCCGGACGGCTTCGGCCCCCTGGAGGCGTCCCTCTCCGCGCTGACCTGGTCGCGCCCGGGTCCGGCGGCGCGCTGGCTGACGGGGGAGGCGCTGGCTGAAGTATCGGTTCGCCTGAACCGGGCGGCGACCCTGCCGACCTCTGTCCAGCGCCCGGGCGAAGCACGCGCGCGTGCCGCCCTCGCGCGCGCGGCGGCCGACCACCGCGTCCTGGAACAGGCCGCCGAGATCCGCGGCCAGCGCCTGCACGCCCCCTTCCTCGACAACCAGGTCGTACGGGCCTGCCGGGAGCTCCCCGAATCGCTCCGGGTCCAGCCGGACGCACGCGCGGGCGTGCTGCGCACGGTCCTCTCCGGCGCCGGCATCCACGACCTCCCCCCGGGCTGGGGCGCCCCCCACCCGGCGGTCCCGGCCGCCGCCACGCGCGCGGGGCTGCGCGCGGCGCTCCCGCACCTGATCGCCCTCTTCGACGCCCCGCTGCTCGCCGACGCGGGCCTGATCGAGGCCCGCGTGGTCCGCGAGGCCCTCCGCGCGGCGGCCGACGGCGAACCCGTCCCCCTGGACGGCCTGGCCGACCTCGTCTCCACCGAGCTCTGGCTCCGCCGCCTCATGTCCCGCCGAGGCTCCTGCTGGACCAACACGACGGAACCACGCGCCCACCGCGCGGTGCAGGGCCCCCTGATTCCCGCGACGAGGTCACTCCCGGCGTGA
- a CDS encoding MFS transporter: MSREQRGPNEKLGTVLALAGISNAGLARRVNDLGAQRGLTLRYDKTSVARWVSKGMVPQGAAPHLIAAAIGQKLGRPVPLHEIGLADADPAPEVGLAFPRDVGEAVRSATDLYRLDLAGRRAGGGGIWQSLAGSFAVSAYATPASRWLITPADPSVEREAPRPPGAGITVAGASSTGTGTAAAAATPPEYVRVGHSDVAKLREAAEDARRWDSKYGGGDWRSSMVPECLRVDAAPLLLASYSDEVGRALFGATAELTRLAGWMAFDTGQQEAAQRYYIQALRLARAAADVPLGGYVLASMSLQATYRGFADEGVDLAQAALERNRGLATARTMSFFRLVEARAHAKAGDGVAAAAALKSAEGWLERSREGDGDPTWLGFYSYDRFCADAAECYSDLKAPREVRRFTEQALSRPTEEFVRSHGLRLVVSAVAELESGNLDAACAAGTRAVEVAGRISSARTTEYVRDLLHRLEPYGDEPRVMELRERARPLLVAPV; the protein is encoded by the coding sequence ATGTCCAGGGAGCAACGCGGGCCGAACGAAAAGCTCGGCACGGTTCTCGCCCTCGCGGGAATCAGCAACGCCGGGCTCGCCCGGCGCGTCAACGACCTCGGTGCGCAGCGGGGCCTGACGCTTCGTTACGACAAGACCTCGGTCGCCCGATGGGTGTCCAAGGGCATGGTGCCGCAGGGCGCCGCCCCGCATCTGATCGCCGCCGCGATCGGGCAGAAGCTCGGCCGGCCCGTGCCGCTGCACGAGATCGGCCTCGCCGACGCCGACCCGGCGCCCGAGGTGGGGCTCGCCTTCCCGCGCGACGTCGGCGAGGCCGTGCGCTCCGCCACCGACCTGTACCGGCTGGATCTCGCCGGGCGCCGGGCCGGCGGAGGCGGGATCTGGCAGTCGCTCGCCGGATCCTTCGCGGTGAGCGCGTACGCGACTCCCGCGTCCCGCTGGCTGATAACCCCGGCCGACCCGTCCGTGGAGCGCGAGGCCCCGCGCCCCCCGGGAGCCGGCATCACGGTCGCGGGCGCGTCCTCGACGGGGACCGGGACCGCCGCCGCGGCCGCGACCCCGCCGGAGTACGTGCGCGTGGGGCACAGCGACGTCGCCAAACTCCGCGAGGCCGCCGAGGACGCCCGCCGGTGGGACTCCAAGTACGGCGGCGGGGACTGGCGTTCGTCCATGGTCCCCGAGTGCTTACGCGTGGACGCGGCCCCGCTGCTGCTCGCCTCGTACTCCGACGAGGTCGGCCGGGCCCTCTTCGGCGCGACCGCCGAGCTCACCCGGCTCGCCGGCTGGATGGCCTTCGACACCGGGCAGCAGGAGGCCGCCCAGCGCTACTACATCCAGGCGCTGCGGCTCGCCCGCGCCGCCGCCGACGTGCCCCTCGGCGGCTACGTCCTCGCCTCCATGTCCCTCCAGGCCACCTACCGGGGCTTCGCCGACGAGGGCGTCGACCTCGCCCAGGCCGCGCTGGAGAGGAACCGGGGGCTCGCCACCGCCCGCACCATGTCCTTCTTCCGGCTCGTCGAGGCACGCGCGCACGCGAAGGCCGGTGACGGGGTCGCCGCGGCGGCCGCGCTCAAGTCCGCCGAGGGCTGGCTGGAGCGCTCCCGGGAGGGCGACGGCGACCCGACCTGGCTGGGCTTCTACTCGTACGACCGGTTCTGCGCCGACGCCGCCGAGTGCTACAGCGATCTGAAGGCGCCGCGCGAGGTGCGCCGCTTCACCGAGCAGGCGCTCTCCCGGCCGACGGAGGAGTTCGTCCGCTCGCACGGACTGCGGCTCGTGGTCTCCGCCGTCGCCGAACTGGAGTCGGGCAATCTCGACGCGGCCTGCGCGGCGGGCACGCGCGCGGTGGAGGTGGCGGGACGGATCTCCTCGGCACGGACGACGGAGTACGTACGGGATCTGCTGCACCGGCTCGAACCGTACGGGGACGAGCCCCGGGTGATGGAGCTGCGGGAACGGGCCCGGCCGCTGCTCGTCGCGCCGGTGTGA